The Caldisericia bacterium DNA segment GGAAATTTTAATCAACTGGCTTAAAAAAGTTGAACCCGATTTTCTCTGTCTTCAGGAGACAAAAGTAAGAGATGAAGAGTTTCCAAAAGAAGAGTTGGAAAGATTAGGTT contains these protein-coding regions:
- a CDS encoding endonuclease/exonuclease/phosphatase family protein produces the protein MIVATWNVNSIKMRMEILINWLKKVEPDFLCLQETKVRDEEFPKEELERLG